One Streptomyces sp. NBC_00554 DNA segment encodes these proteins:
- a CDS encoding DUF6493 family protein has translation MERVTVGDVAGVVRELGELTPDQRGACAAELTALFEVIVRRENTEAERIALFAARLGCQVTPEATAVWIRTYPYFTMDTWTVDLLDLYPVAWRTELVAHLGEQATTAGAVFAVTEHLVRDTGCPLPASHEFVLTWLYDRADGRERRPRVLGGAPGADFLERLRADDFTPKLLPLAVARPGRLLFGWHTSQRPLEALIGLAAEGVVDRDELIHNLFADMVGDPPHGTQAVVTLEALALSPAEHAGVARERAALVDHLLGRLLEDGTRMEIAPFLVFLRALASTPAEKALVVRDYLALLDRSLPVATYAQEVLTGLDEAGLLEPGLFTETCERVLLRPEKKLVRAQLGWLGRVARRDPARAGRVLVDAATTFGHREMTLQEQALKLVAKHLKAADDSVLPELRTAAEQLSPGLSARAAELLGTAQGTVTEPYADVLPSVPEPRPVPGPISTAAEVAQELAAVVANDRDVVAFERALDGLVRHAHLDRTALAQALKPVMRREPKSHVDWVQSDLYDVASAVRGDEPRRRAVMMRRAVHVTQTGPSPTYSLAGSMLAARLTEAMDVIESGAQPFLLAVPTLATGALDAAVLVERISALDELGVTPAPVDLAQALLRATPTSDEQVLSAAEALGSDAGQRLARWLREGGPAHQDSEPKGWPHCKPPKPASQGWWTPVRPGVVIDPPLPPVAAALIGPYVGNRGLADPMAPFWVAQLPHHRDELMARDYFEPRVSQRGWPRNLPFVVESGGPAGYSVHLALAFGLLWEPESDSAVDAMLVLAARRQLDAGLLGRQLEALLNHGLPHADKAGGSLRAAAETGAYATVWSVLEAALPGLLRDTPVRGTAALLALAVECASRCAAKGEIAEVTAVAGRSTSSQTVKNARLLRDALR, from the coding sequence ATGGAACGTGTGACGGTCGGCGATGTCGCCGGAGTGGTCCGGGAACTGGGTGAGCTGACGCCGGATCAGCGAGGGGCGTGCGCCGCCGAGTTGACAGCCCTGTTCGAGGTCATCGTCCGGCGTGAGAACACGGAGGCGGAGAGGATCGCCCTGTTCGCCGCCCGGCTGGGGTGTCAGGTCACCCCCGAGGCCACGGCGGTCTGGATCCGGACGTACCCGTACTTCACGATGGACACCTGGACGGTGGACCTCTTGGACCTGTACCCCGTCGCATGGCGGACCGAGTTGGTCGCGCACCTCGGCGAACAGGCGACGACTGCCGGCGCGGTGTTCGCGGTCACCGAGCACCTCGTCCGCGACACCGGCTGTCCGCTGCCGGCCTCGCACGAGTTCGTCCTGACCTGGCTGTACGACCGCGCCGACGGCCGGGAGCGGCGCCCGCGGGTGCTGGGCGGAGCACCGGGTGCCGACTTCCTGGAGCGGCTGCGCGCGGACGACTTCACCCCGAAGCTCCTCCCACTGGCCGTGGCCCGACCGGGGCGCCTCCTCTTCGGCTGGCACACGTCTCAACGGCCGCTGGAAGCGCTCATCGGCCTCGCTGCCGAAGGCGTCGTGGACCGTGACGAGCTGATCCACAACCTCTTCGCGGACATGGTCGGCGATCCGCCGCACGGGACGCAGGCGGTGGTCACGCTGGAAGCACTCGCGCTCAGCCCTGCGGAACACGCCGGGGTGGCCCGCGAACGCGCCGCGCTGGTCGACCATCTTCTCGGGCGTCTCCTCGAAGACGGTACGCGCATGGAGATCGCGCCCTTCCTGGTGTTCCTGCGGGCCCTGGCCTCCACACCGGCCGAGAAGGCGCTCGTGGTGAGGGACTACCTGGCGCTGCTCGACCGGTCGTTGCCGGTGGCCACCTACGCCCAGGAGGTCCTGACCGGCCTTGACGAGGCCGGGCTGCTGGAGCCCGGGTTGTTCACCGAGACGTGCGAACGGGTCCTGCTCCGCCCGGAGAAGAAACTGGTGCGCGCACAGCTCGGCTGGCTCGGCCGGGTGGCGCGGCGGGATCCGGCGCGGGCGGGCCGGGTACTGGTCGACGCGGCGACGACGTTCGGCCACCGCGAGATGACACTGCAGGAGCAGGCGCTCAAGCTGGTCGCGAAACATCTCAAGGCCGCCGACGACTCGGTGCTGCCGGAGCTTCGGACGGCCGCCGAACAGCTCAGCCCGGGGCTGTCGGCGCGGGCCGCCGAACTGCTCGGCACGGCCCAGGGCACCGTCACCGAGCCGTACGCCGACGTACTGCCCTCCGTTCCCGAACCCCGCCCGGTGCCGGGTCCCATCTCGACGGCCGCCGAGGTCGCGCAGGAGCTCGCGGCGGTCGTCGCGAACGACAGGGACGTGGTGGCGTTCGAACGCGCCCTGGACGGACTGGTCCGGCACGCCCACCTCGACCGGACCGCACTGGCCCAGGCGCTGAAGCCGGTCATGCGCAGGGAACCGAAAAGCCATGTCGACTGGGTGCAGTCCGACCTCTACGACGTGGCGAGCGCGGTGCGGGGCGACGAGCCGAGGAGACGGGCCGTGATGATGCGGCGGGCCGTCCACGTCACGCAGACCGGCCCGAGCCCCACCTACTCCCTGGCGGGCTCGATGCTCGCGGCACGCCTGACCGAGGCGATGGACGTCATCGAGTCCGGTGCACAGCCGTTCCTCCTTGCCGTGCCGACCCTCGCCACCGGCGCGCTGGACGCCGCCGTACTGGTGGAGCGGATCTCGGCGCTCGACGAACTCGGTGTCACCCCCGCGCCGGTCGACCTGGCACAGGCTCTGTTGCGCGCCACCCCGACATCGGACGAGCAGGTGCTGAGTGCAGCCGAGGCTCTCGGTTCCGACGCCGGACAGCGGCTGGCACGCTGGCTGCGCGAGGGCGGCCCGGCGCACCAGGATTCGGAACCGAAGGGGTGGCCCCACTGCAAGCCGCCGAAGCCCGCGTCGCAGGGGTGGTGGACGCCCGTGCGGCCCGGAGTGGTCATCGATCCCCCGCTCCCGCCGGTCGCCGCGGCCCTGATCGGGCCGTACGTCGGCAACCGGGGGCTGGCCGACCCGATGGCACCCTTCTGGGTGGCGCAACTCCCGCACCACCGCGATGAGTTGATGGCCCGCGACTACTTCGAGCCGCGCGTGTCCCAGCGAGGGTGGCCCCGCAACCTGCCGTTCGTCGTGGAGTCCGGCGGCCCGGCGGGCTACTCGGTGCACCTCGCCCTGGCGTTCGGACTGCTCTGGGAACCGGAAAGCGACTCGGCGGTGGACGCCATGCTGGTACTCGCCGCACGGCGGCAGCTGGACGCAGGACTGCTCGGACGACAGCTCGAGGCGCTGCTGAACCACGGGTTGCCCCACGCGGACAAGGCAGGCGGCTCGCTGCGGGCCGCCGCCGAGACGGGCGCCTACGCCACCGTGTGGTCCGTACTCGAAGCCGCCCTGCCCGGCCTGCTGCGCGACACCCCGGTCCGGGGCACGGCGGCCCTGCTGGCACTCGCCGTCGAGTGCGCTTCGCGCTGCGCGGCCAAGGGAGAGATCGCCGAGGTCACGGCGGTGGCCGGGCGCAGCACGTCGAGCCAGACGGTGAAGAACGCCAGGTTGCTGCGTGACGCGTTGCGCTGA